CATCGGCATATTCATCTGCTCTGCAAGCGCTATGTTTCTAGCATTTGCTACAAGCGTAGCGATAGGATCTACGTCTTGTGCTTGTTGGGCACCACAGCAGCTCCAGCCCTTTATCTCGTGAAGCTTCCAGCCAAGTATCGGAGCGATAGCCTCAAGCGACATCTTAGCCTCTTTAGCTGCTTGAGAGAGTACGCATCCTGGAAAAAAAGCGAATTCGTTTTGCATAATTACTCCTTACTAGCAGCTTTGCGAGCCGCATTTATCATTTTTACTAGATCATCATGTCCTTCTATGTCCTCTTCGCCGAAAATATGAAGTGGATTCATCTTGCCTGCAAGCATTAAATTTGCAGCGATATCCATTTTGCCCATATTTCTAAACACTCCCTCAGAGCGAAGTGCAAGCTTGATCTCATTTAGTCTACCTGAGCCATCAACTAGATCAGTTAAGAACGCCTCAGCGTGATCTGGTCCCATGCCATCATCAAAGCCTTTTTGTATAGCCATAATGCGAAGATCAGTTATATCCTTGCATGCGCTTATACCTTTTGGACAGCGATCAGCGCACTCTTGGCATTTTACACACATCCAAAGGCCATTATCGATAGCTGGTTTTAGATGTGGCATAGGATCTTTGCTACGTGAGTCAAAGGCAGCTCTATAAGCATGAACAAATACAAATGGCTGCATATAATCACTCGCATCAGCTTCAAGTTTATTACACTCGCTAGCGCACGCACCGCAAAGTATGCAGTCCCATTCAAGTGCTACTTTTTCATACTCTTTTTGACTTTGTTTACAGCCTTTTTCTGCGCTAAATTCTGACTTAGCAGTGATGCTAGGCCTAATCTTGCGTAAATTTTCGATACTTGGCTCCCAGTCCACTATAAGATCAGAGATGACCCTGAAATTTCCAAGTGGAGAAATTCTTATGCTCTCTGGATTGTCATACTCCGCCAAAAGCTCATTCATCTTTGTATCACAGGCTAGATATGAGTGACCATTTACTCTAACAGCGCACGCTCCACATATCGCTGAGCGGCAAGATGCTGTGAAATTTAACGTCGCATCCTTTTTTTGTTTGATATCAAGAAGCACTGTTAAAAGAGTTTTTCCCGCGATCTCTTCATTTGTTAGTTCATAAGTTGATTCATATTTTTTAGTTCCGTCAAAGCGGTCGATAATAATTTTCATCCTAGCTCCTTACTCTGGCTTCTTGCCGTCAAGTGAAAATATGCCTGTCACAACATCTTTGTAGCCAAGCTCCAACTTGCCGTCTTTTAGTGTGACTATGCTGTGTTTTAAGAAATTCGCATCATCTCTTTTTGGATAGTCCTCTCTTGTGTGAGCGCCACGGCTCTCAAGACGATTTTGCGCTGCAAGACATGCTGCACGAGAAAGGAGAATAAGGTTGCCAAGCTCGACATAGTCAGTAAATGCTGTGTTCATGACTGGGTTTTGATTTGGCACTTTAAGGGTGTTATATTTTGCTTGGATAGCTTCTAAATTTTTAGAGAGCTGATCAAGTTTTGCGCCAGTTCTAAAGATACCCATTAGATCCCAGTTGTTTTTACCAAGCTCTTCGCGAAGTGCGTACATATCATTTACACCGCCCTCGCCTGTTGCTATGGCTTTAAATTTATCCTGCCACATTTTTGCTAGCTCAGAAGTCTTTTTACCGCTTGAAAATTTTGCATTTTGCGCATAAGCTCCAGCACCCTTGCCAGCTAGATCGCCAGTTACAACTGCGTCAGTTAGGCTGTTTCCACCAAGGCGGTTTGCACCGTGAATAGATACGCATGATGCCTCACCACCTACATAAATTCCAGGAATTTTTGTACTCATATCATCAAATTTAGCTACCTCTATACCACCCATTGAGTAGTGAGCTGTTGGGCGGATAGGCACTGGTTGTTCGATTAGATCGATGTTTTGGAAAAGCATAGCAGTGTGGCGAATTTTTGGAAGCTTTTTCATAATAGTATCTTTGCCAAGGTGGCGAACGTCACAAAGCACGTAAGCGCTCATGCCCTCACCAAAGCCTCTACCCTCGCGAATTTCTGTCTCGATCGCACGAGCGACGACGTCACGAGGAGCTAGCTCCATCTTTTCGTGATAGTTTTTCATAAAGCGCTCGCCCTTGTTGTTTAACAAGTAACCACCCTCGCCACGAGCAGCTTCTGTGATTAGTGTGCCGCCATTTTGAACGCCAGTTGGGTGAAACTGAAGCATCTCAGGATCTTCAAAACCAAGACCTGCTTTAAGAGCAGCAGCGATGCCATCACCAGTTGCTATAAATGGAACTGATGTGCGGTTATAGAAGATTCTAGTGTATCCGCCAGTTGCGATGACTAGAGATTTGCAAAGAACTGGGTAAATTTGACCATCTTGGATGTTGCGAAGAACGACGCCTTCGACCTTGCCATCCTCAAGACCGATCTCAAGTAGCTCATGATCCATTAAAAATTTAACGCCAGCTGTAATAGCGTCGTCAAGACAGGCGTGCATCAAAACGTGACCAGTTTTGTCAGCTGCGTAGTTACAGCGCTTTTTGCTAGCGCCACCCATGAAGCGAAACGCAACATCACCATTATCTTTACGGGACACGTCGCCATTGTCTATACGAGAAAAGAGCATGCCATTGTGGTCTAGCTCGTGGATGACTGCGCCTGCTGCCTCGCAAAATTTCACTACCGCATCTTGGTCAGCAAGATAGGCCGCACCTTTTACAGTGTCGTAGGCGTGAAGCTTAAAGCTGTCTCCATTGCTAAAGTCGGTAACTCCATTTATGCCGCCCTCTGCCATACAGGTTGCGTTGCGAGATGGCATCATTTTTGTAGCAACTACGACGGTTGAGTTTGGATATTGCTTGCGAACGGCTGTTGCTGCACGAAGTCCAGCACCGCCAGAGCCGATTATTAGCACATCAACAGATGGCAAGCCACTTTCATTGCCCTTTGGCAACTCACCAGCAAAAACATTGGTCGCACCAGCTGTTGTAGCTAGTGCACCTACGCTGATACAGGCACTTTGCAGAAATTCTCTTCTGGTAAATTTTTCACTCATTGATAACTTCCTATCTTAGTAAATTTTTAACGTTTAAAACGCACCGCTAATTTATTTCTTAATATTTTTTAAAACAACTATATTAATTAAATAATTAATAATGAAACATTACATTAAATTTACTTAAAAGAAACATAAAGATTTATTTTAGATTAAGAAATGAGAGCTGATATTAAAATCAAAAAGGATAGAATGGGATTTTTTTAGGCGATTTATATAAATTTAGCGGTAGAAATTTTATAAGATGTATAAAAATTTCTACTAATTTGAAGTTTATTTTTATTTTTGAGTTTTTAAGCTTTGAAAGCTCTTTTTCTAGGAAATTAGGAAGATAAATTTACTTTTATACTTAAATAAATATATTAAATATAATAAATAACATTATTTTTGTCCTATTATCAAAATTCACCACTTGGGTGCAAAATTTCTTTTAGCTCGCCATCACTTAGCTTGTAGTTATAAAATCTCTCGTAAAACTCTTTTGTTTTTTGCTCTAAATTTAGATCGCTAAACTGCTCTGGGTAAAATGTCTTAGCCAGCCAAAGCGGATAAAGCGCACCCTCGGCACTTCTTACGCTCCAAAGATAAACACCACTTGGCACTACAAAAATTTGCCCGTTTTGCACAGCTTTTAGCTTGGCAAATGATGCGTTTTTGGCGATGGCATCGGCACTTTTTTGTGAATTTGTGATGATAATGTCTGGGTTAAAGATGATGACTTGCTCTTCGTTTATCGCTTTTGAAATTTTAAAATCTCCATCGCTTAGCTCTGAGCTTAAATTTATACCACCAGCCACGCTAATATACTCTGCGCCGATATCTTTTGAGCTAATGGTGTTAAAGTTTCCTGAGTTGTAGTTAAGCACCAAAACTCTCTTTTTTGGCGTTAAATTTGCTGTTTTTTGGCTTACAAATTTTATATTCTCGTTAAAATAGTCATTAAACTCACGCGCCCTTTTTATACTCTTTTCGCCCCAAATTTCAGCGATCTTTCTAAAGCTATCTTGTATCTCTTTGATGCTTTGAAATTTATCTATCTTCACAACGGCGATGCCAGCACTCTCAAGCTGAGCCTTGCTATTTTCATCAAACATCATACCAACTGGCCCAAAAACAACTTGCGTTTTTGAAGCGATGATAGTCTCGACGCTGCTGCTTAGCATGCCGCTTTTGTTGTCGTTGCTCTTTATCTTTGGAAAGATTTTTGACATGAGCGCAGGCAGTTTTGGCGCACCGCTAATTATATGATCCTCGTTGCCAAGCATCGCAGAGACCTGCACAAAAGCCCCTATCAAAGGCGTCGCACGCTCGATCACGTTAGGCACTTCTACCTTTTTATCGTCGCTATCAAGCACCACTCTTGCTTGCAAACTAACAAGCAAAAAAGCCAAAAGTAAAATTTTCTTAAACATATTTTCTCCTTTCAATCCACCATAACGCAAGAGTAATGCTCGCGCTCATCGATGATATTTTTCACCACTCGTATATCTACGCCGTAAATTTTCTTTAAATTTTCGCTACTCATAGCCTCGCTAGCCTCGCCGTAGATGTAGTTTTTATCACGCCCAAGCATCGCGACCTTTGCATTTAGATAAAAGACCTGCTCTGGCTGATGAGAGGTTAGGATGATGATATAGCCTTGCTTTGCGAGCTTTTTTATCTCTTTTAAAACTCGCATTTGGTTGCCAAAGTCTAAATTTGCCGTTGGCTCGTCAAGTAGCATCACCTTTGAGCGTTGCGCTAAAGCCCTAGCTATCAGCACCATTTGCCGCTCGCCACCACTTAGATCGGTGTAAATTTTATCTTTAAAGCTCTCTAAATTTAGCGTCTTTAACGCATCTAGCGCTATCTTCTCGTCCTCTTTGCTAGGGCGCTCAAATATACCAAGCCTTGCATTTGCACTCATCATCACGACGTCAAAAACGCTAAAGGCAAATGGCGGAGTGTGAGCTTGCGGGACATAGCTTATAAAGCTTGCTCTCTTTTTCGCTCATCTTTAGTGCGTCTTTGCCGTCTATTAAAATTTCTCCTCCAAGTGGCTTTAAAAAGCCAAGTATCGTCTTAAACGTCGTTGTTTTGCCAACGCCATTGCTACCAAGCAGGCAAAAGATGTCGCCATCTTGTAAATTCGCATTGAAATTTTCTATAACGACCTTTTTATCGTAGC
The DNA window shown above is from Campylobacter concisus and carries:
- the sdhB gene encoding 8-methylmenaquinol:fumarate reductase iron-sulfur subunit codes for the protein MKIIIDRFDGTKKYESTYELTNEEIAGKTLLTVLLDIKQKKDATLNFTASCRSAICGACAVRVNGHSYLACDTKMNELLAEYDNPESIRISPLGNFRVISDLIVDWEPSIENLRKIRPSITAKSEFSAEKGCKQSQKEYEKVALEWDCILCGACASECNKLEADASDYMQPFVFVHAYRAAFDSRSKDPMPHLKPAIDNGLWMCVKCQECADRCPKGISACKDITDLRIMAIQKGFDDGMGPDHAEAFLTDLVDGSGRLNEIKLALRSEGVFRNMGKMDIAANLMLAGKMNPLHIFGEEDIEGHDDLVKMINAARKAASKE
- the sdhA gene encoding 8-methylmenaquinol:fumarate reductase flavoprotein subunit produces the protein MSEKFTRREFLQSACISVGALATTAGATNVFAGELPKGNESGLPSVDVLIIGSGGAGLRAATAVRKQYPNSTVVVATKMMPSRNATCMAEGGINGVTDFSNGDSFKLHAYDTVKGAAYLADQDAVVKFCEAAGAVIHELDHNGMLFSRIDNGDVSRKDNGDVAFRFMGGASKKRCNYAADKTGHVLMHACLDDAITAGVKFLMDHELLEIGLEDGKVEGVVLRNIQDGQIYPVLCKSLVIATGGYTRIFYNRTSVPFIATGDGIAAALKAGLGFEDPEMLQFHPTGVQNGGTLITEAARGEGGYLLNNKGERFMKNYHEKMELAPRDVVARAIETEIREGRGFGEGMSAYVLCDVRHLGKDTIMKKLPKIRHTAMLFQNIDLIEQPVPIRPTAHYSMGGIEVAKFDDMSTKIPGIYVGGEASCVSIHGANRLGGNSLTDAVVTGDLAGKGAGAYAQNAKFSSGKKTSELAKMWQDKFKAIATGEGGVNDMYALREELGKNNWDLMGIFRTGAKLDQLSKNLEAIQAKYNTLKVPNQNPVMNTAFTDYVELGNLILLSRAACLAAQNRLESRGAHTREDYPKRDDANFLKHSIVTLKDGKLELGYKDVVTGIFSLDGKKPE
- a CDS encoding ABC transporter substrate-binding protein; the encoded protein is MFKKILLLAFLLVSLQARVVLDSDDKKVEVPNVIERATPLIGAFVQVSAMLGNEDHIISGAPKLPALMSKIFPKIKSNDNKSGMLSSSVETIIASKTQVVFGPVGMMFDENSKAQLESAGIAVVKIDKFQSIKEIQDSFRKIAEIWGEKSIKRAREFNDYFNENIKFVSQKTANLTPKKRVLVLNYNSGNFNTISSKDIGAEYISVAGGINLSSELSDGDFKISKAINEEQVIIFNPDIIITNSQKSADAIAKNASFAKLKAVQNGQIFVVPSGVYLWSVRSAEGALYPLWLAKTFYPEQFSDLNLEQKTKEFYERFYNYKLSDGELKEILHPSGEF
- a CDS encoding ABC transporter ATP-binding protein, which produces MMSANARLGIFERPSKEDEKIALDALKTLNLESFKDKIYTDLSGGERQMVLIARALAQRSKVMLLDEPTANLDFGNQMRVLKEIKKLAKQGYIIILTSHQPEQVFYLNAKVAMLGRDKNYIYGEASEAMSSENLKKIYGVDIRVVKNIIDEREHYSCVMVD
- a CDS encoding ATP-binding cassette domain-containing protein translates to MKFKIKNLSCGYDKKVVIENFNANLQDGDIFCLLGSNGVGKTTTFKTILGFLKPLGGEILIDGKDALKMSEKESKLYKLCPASSHSAICL